A single window of Dichotomicrobium thermohalophilum DNA harbors:
- a CDS encoding pyridoxal-phosphate dependent enzyme yields MGPFNFPTQIDDARVYGRAVEWLKSRNVLLPTFSQLRNPHTIPADIEEQLATISPDDAHPLNLFRVHWYNDVSRSGRAEVPVHLELPKSLTGVNARIVVAIGALFPMITAHKVLAAYSCLVPRIVTGRFDPAHHRAVWPSTGNYCRGGIAISRILNCHGVAVLPQGMSRERFAWLEQWVTDPADIVRTPGTESNVKEIYDACAELERDETNEIINQFSEFGNYAGHYTVTGGALEHVFESLKAKDPNLELAAFVAASGSSGTLATGDYLKQQLGSRTAVVEPVECPTLLYNGYGEHNIQGIGDKHLPLIHNVMNTDFFVAVSDRATDGLNAVFNSDEGKRYLADSMNVPAETVAKLAWLGFSAIANVLAAIKLAKYLGLGPDDVVMTVATDGADLYESELAAYYARNFPEGVTARDAAAICGEHLAGQDTSHLLEASHTDRRRIFNLGYFTWVEQQNIDLADFDKRADQAFWRDLQALVPIWDELITAFNKETGLG; encoded by the coding sequence ATGGGACCATTCAACTTTCCGACCCAGATTGACGATGCGCGCGTCTACGGCCGCGCCGTTGAGTGGCTGAAATCCCGCAACGTCCTCCTTCCCACGTTCTCCCAGCTTCGCAACCCGCACACGATCCCCGCTGACATCGAGGAGCAGCTTGCCACCATTTCGCCGGACGATGCTCATCCGCTCAACCTGTTTCGTGTTCATTGGTACAACGATGTCTCACGCAGCGGGCGCGCCGAGGTGCCGGTTCATCTCGAACTGCCGAAAAGCCTGACCGGCGTGAACGCGCGCATCGTCGTGGCGATCGGGGCGCTGTTTCCGATGATCACGGCGCACAAGGTGCTTGCCGCCTATTCCTGCCTCGTGCCGCGGATCGTGACCGGCCGCTTCGATCCCGCGCATCATCGGGCCGTGTGGCCCTCCACCGGGAACTACTGCCGCGGCGGCATCGCGATCTCGCGCATTCTCAACTGCCATGGCGTCGCCGTGCTGCCGCAGGGCATGAGCCGCGAGCGCTTTGCCTGGCTGGAACAATGGGTGACGGACCCGGCCGATATCGTGCGCACCCCGGGTACCGAGAGCAACGTCAAGGAAATCTACGACGCCTGCGCCGAGCTGGAGCGCGACGAGACTAATGAGATCATCAACCAGTTCAGCGAGTTCGGCAATTACGCCGGACACTACACGGTCACGGGCGGCGCGCTGGAGCACGTCTTCGAATCGCTAAAGGCGAAGGACCCCAATCTCGAACTCGCCGCGTTTGTCGCCGCCAGCGGCTCATCGGGCACGCTCGCGACGGGCGACTACCTGAAGCAGCAACTCGGCTCGCGAACAGCGGTCGTCGAGCCGGTGGAGTGCCCCACCCTGCTCTATAACGGCTACGGCGAGCACAACATCCAGGGCATCGGCGACAAGCATCTGCCACTCATTCATAACGTGATGAACACGGACTTCTTCGTCGCCGTCAGCGACCGGGCGACGGACGGGCTGAACGCGGTGTTCAACAGCGATGAGGGCAAACGCTACCTCGCCGACAGCATGAATGTGCCGGCCGAGACGGTCGCGAAGCTCGCATGGCTCGGCTTTTCCGCGATTGCCAACGTTCTCGCAGCCATCAAGCTGGCGAAGTATCTCGGTCTTGGCCCGGACGATGTCGTGATGACCGTGGCGACCGACGGCGCCGATCTCTACGAGAGCGAGCTTGCCGCCTATTACGCTCGGAACTTCCCGGAGGGCGTCACGGCCCGAGACGCGGCGGCGATCTGCGGCGAGCATCTTGCCGGGCAGGACACCTCCCACCTGCTGGAAGCCTCGCATACGGACCGCCGCCGTATCTTCAATCTCGGCTACTTCACCTGGGTCGAGCAGCAGAACATCGACCTGGCGGACTTCGACAAGCGCGCGGACCAGGCGTTCTGGCGCGATCTGCAGGCGCTCGTGCCCATCTGGGACGAACTAATCACCGCATTCAACAAGGAAACCGGCCTCGGTTAG
- a CDS encoding cysteine hydrolase family protein → MVIDPQVGFCSPDGSLARKYGLEETATLHRAAARLTAFLERLPDDVAVVLVTSRYAPGQFAPGDAADPLHGLCLPGANTDCALIAGLNPRPHWYRVDKPCMDAWKAPAFRSCVDRLKRDGRHTFLIIGFILTSCVRKAVLGFFEPASGAGTDRVILLEDLTGSRSSSHAVCAEGPSRVRAVTSELSAAGGVVTTLDCLDWAR, encoded by the coding sequence ATGGTCATTGACCCACAGGTCGGCTTCTGTTCGCCGGATGGCAGTCTGGCGCGAAAGTACGGCCTCGAAGAAACGGCGACGCTGCACCGGGCTGCTGCACGCCTGACAGCATTTCTGGAGCGGCTTCCTGACGATGTCGCTGTCGTGCTCGTGACATCGCGCTATGCGCCGGGCCAGTTCGCGCCGGGTGACGCCGCCGACCCCCTGCACGGCCTGTGCTTGCCCGGGGCAAATACCGACTGCGCGCTCATCGCGGGACTGAACCCGCGGCCGCACTGGTACCGTGTCGACAAGCCGTGCATGGATGCCTGGAAAGCGCCGGCGTTCAGGTCGTGCGTCGACAGGTTAAAGCGGGACGGGCGCCACACCTTCCTCATAATCGGGTTCATTCTGACAAGTTGTGTCCGCAAGGCCGTCCTGGGGTTTTTCGAGCCTGCAAGCGGCGCTGGGACGGATCGGGTCATATTGCTGGAAGACTTGACCGGGAGCCGCAGCAGTAGCCATGCCGTATGTGCCGAAGGGCCCTCGCGCGTCCGAGCCGTCACAAGCGAACTCAGCGCAGCCGGGGGCGTTGTCACGACGCTGGACTGCCTCGATTGGGCGCGTTAG
- a CDS encoding DUF6166 domain-containing protein has protein sequence MKVYKGDRTIDGVVVTVNDEPLPQRLDVKALSDDGFEWSFEGPASAQLSLAILVDHLGDEEKALRLYEPFMEEVVANFSNEWVLTSDDIDEAIDALSEGTS, from the coding sequence ATGAAGGTCTACAAAGGCGATCGCACGATCGACGGCGTGGTCGTGACCGTTAATGACGAGCCGCTGCCGCAGCGCCTGGACGTCAAGGCGTTGAGCGACGACGGCTTCGAATGGAGCTTCGAGGGCCCGGCTTCGGCGCAGTTGTCGCTGGCGATCCTCGTGGATCACCTGGGCGACGAGGAAAAGGCGCTGCGACTCTACGAGCCTTTCATGGAGGAGGTTGTGGCTAATTTTTCCAACGAATGGGTCCTTACCAGCGACGACATTGACGAGGCCATCGACGCCTTGAGCGAGGGCACGTCCTAA
- a CDS encoding sterol desaturase family protein: protein MELANTEMTDRQRAYRETYRSRVAGWYNGWLHVIIIYTIGFTALYIYLSNITAVTALELLTVPVTFLVCNFFEWWLHRYIMHRPSKIPLFRAVYSRHTLMHHQFFTDTEMRFADHHDWRVTFFPPYALVVFTLMSIPAALFLGWALSPNVGWLFITTTTSMYLIYEFMHFCCHVDENWFVRNMPFVNTIRRHHTAHHDQNIMMERNMNLTFPIMDWLFGTSDLNRGLIGHIFNGYDNQFVKKDMRKTSATPRVRKDKDSGLKAAE from the coding sequence ATGGAACTTGCAAATACCGAGATGACGGACCGCCAGCGGGCGTATCGGGAAACGTACCGGTCGCGGGTCGCGGGGTGGTACAATGGCTGGCTTCACGTCATCATCATTTACACGATCGGCTTCACTGCGCTTTACATCTACCTTTCCAATATCACGGCCGTTACGGCTCTCGAGTTGCTGACCGTTCCCGTGACATTCCTGGTCTGCAACTTCTTCGAATGGTGGCTTCATCGCTACATCATGCACCGGCCCTCGAAGATCCCGCTGTTCCGGGCGGTCTATTCGCGCCACACGCTGATGCATCACCAGTTCTTCACCGACACCGAGATGCGCTTCGCGGATCATCACGACTGGCGCGTGACCTTCTTCCCGCCGTATGCGCTCGTCGTCTTCACGCTGATGTCGATCCCTGCGGCGCTGTTCCTCGGCTGGGCGCTGTCGCCGAATGTCGGCTGGCTGTTCATCACGACGACAACGTCCATGTATCTGATCTACGAGTTCATGCACTTCTGCTGCCACGTGGATGAGAACTGGTTTGTGCGCAACATGCCGTTCGTAAACACGATCCGGCGGCACCACACCGCGCATCATGACCAGAACATCATGATGGAGCGAAACATGAACCTCACATTCCCCATCATGGACTGGCTCTTTGGTACGTCGGACCTGAACAGGGGCCTTATCGGCCATATCTTCAACGGATACGACAACCAGTTCGTGAAGAAAGACATGCGAAAGACCTCGGCGACACCGCGCGTACGTAAGGACAAGGACAGCGGGCTGAAGGCTGCTGAGTAG